In Sphingomonas sp. G-3-2-10, a single window of DNA contains:
- a CDS encoding nucleoside triphosphate pyrophosphatase, which produces MKLVLASQSASRRAMLDAAGVPYEAVSPQVDEDSAKAALKAEGVAPRDLADALAELKALKLSQLDPTALVLGGDSLVALADGTLLDKPVSRENAAEHLRMMSGTNVDLYSAAVIAEGGRPVWRHVERARLVVRPLSEAFIEEYLDKEWPAISWCVGCFRIEGPGVQLFAQTTGSHFTILGMPLLPILDYLRTRGIMTS; this is translated from the coding sequence ATGAAACTGGTTCTGGCGTCGCAAAGCGCGTCGCGGCGGGCAATGCTCGATGCGGCGGGCGTCCCCTATGAAGCGGTTTCGCCCCAGGTCGACGAGGACTCGGCCAAGGCCGCGCTGAAGGCCGAGGGAGTCGCGCCGCGCGACTTGGCCGATGCGCTGGCCGAACTGAAGGCGCTCAAGCTTTCGCAGCTCGATCCGACCGCGCTGGTGCTGGGTGGAGATTCGCTGGTGGCGCTGGCCGACGGCACCTTGCTCGACAAGCCGGTGAGCCGGGAGAATGCCGCCGAACATCTGCGGATGATGTCGGGAACCAATGTCGATCTCTACAGCGCCGCGGTGATTGCAGAAGGGGGCCGCCCCGTGTGGCGCCATGTCGAACGCGCGCGGCTGGTGGTGCGTCCGTTATCCGAAGCCTTTATCGAGGAATATCTCGACAAGGAATGGCCCGCCATTTCGTGGTGCGTCGGCTGTTTCCGGATCGAGGGGCCGGGCGTCCAGCTTTTCGCCCAGACCACCGGCAGCCATTTCACCATCCTCGGTATGCCCTTGCTCCCGATCCTCGATTATCTGCGCACACGTGGGATTATGACGTCATGA
- a CDS encoding methylated-DNA--[protein]-cysteine S-methyltransferase, whose translation MIYARDWGVVTTPIGSIRIEGDDRTIHRINVLREREESRRPDRPAVLAAAEQLESWFEGELKAFDLALNPPGTPRGLVLRDGLIAVGYGETISYGGLSERLGSSARAIGQLCARNLFPIVVPCHRVLGTGNIGHYSAGDGVSTKQWLLDHERRHGGKA comes from the coding sequence ATGATCTATGCGCGCGACTGGGGCGTGGTGACAACGCCCATCGGATCGATCCGGATCGAAGGCGATGATCGAACGATCCATCGCATCAACGTCCTGCGCGAACGCGAGGAATCGCGGCGGCCGGACCGGCCCGCGGTGCTGGCCGCGGCGGAGCAGCTCGAATCCTGGTTCGAAGGCGAACTCAAGGCCTTCGATCTGGCGCTGAATCCGCCCGGCACGCCACGCGGGCTGGTGCTGCGCGACGGGCTGATCGCAGTCGGCTATGGCGAGACGATCAGCTATGGCGGCTTGTCCGAACGTCTGGGGTCCAGCGCCCGCGCGATCGGCCAGCTTTGCGCGCGCAATCTCTTCCCTATCGTCGTGCCGTGTCACCGCGTGCTCGGCACCGGCAATATCGGGCACTATTCCGCCGGCGACGGCGTTTCCACCAAGCAATGGCTGCTCGACCATGAGCGCCGCCACGGAGGCAAAGCATGA
- a CDS encoding CopD family protein, whose protein sequence is MTGFLGLAYLWVKAAHIIFVIFWMAGLFLLPRYLVHHQESLGTPEAEKWVHREALLRKMILTPSIGAVWLLGIALALNVGLFDGQPGLGWLHAKLAIVFALSGFQGWAVGYSKKLAAGLGSIAPRKLRMIGEVPALAVIAIVILAVVKPF, encoded by the coding sequence ATGACGGGGTTCCTCGGTCTCGCCTATCTGTGGGTGAAGGCCGCCCATATCATCTTCGTGATCTTCTGGATGGCGGGCCTGTTCCTGCTGCCGCGCTATCTCGTCCATCATCAGGAATCGCTCGGCACGCCCGAGGCGGAAAAATGGGTTCATCGCGAAGCGCTGCTCCGCAAGATGATCCTGACGCCTTCGATCGGCGCGGTCTGGCTGCTCGGCATCGCGCTTGCGCTCAATGTCGGGCTGTTCGACGGCCAGCCGGGGCTGGGCTGGCTGCATGCCAAGCTGGCAATCGTGTTCGCGCTTTCGGGCTTTCAGGGCTGGGCTGTGGGCTATTCGAAGAAGCTGGCGGCAGGGCTGGGCAGCATCGCCCCGCGCAAGCTGCGGATGATCGGCGAAGTGCCTGCGCTGGCGGTCATCGCGATCGTCATTCTGGCTGTCGTGAAACCCTTCTGA
- a CDS encoding dienelactone hydrolase family protein, with product MTMISVTTLEGDASFEAYCAEPEGAPRGAIIVIQEIFGVNQGIRRKCDRLAADGWLALAPDLFWRLQPGIQLDPDVPEEFQTALGWMGKFNQDAGIRDIEATIRLAREKSGGKVGVVGYCLGGRLAYMTAARTDVDASVGYYGVGLNGLLGEKHGIANPLLLHIPEEDHFVDKTAQAAIHEGLDDHPRVTIYDYPGEDHGFATEMGKRRSPESADLADERTAEFFAGNLA from the coding sequence ATGACGATGATTTCGGTTACGACGCTCGAAGGCGATGCCAGCTTCGAGGCCTATTGTGCCGAACCCGAAGGCGCACCGCGTGGCGCGATCATCGTGATTCAGGAGATTTTCGGGGTTAATCAAGGGATTAGACGAAAATGCGATCGCCTTGCCGCCGATGGCTGGCTCGCGCTCGCACCCGATCTCTTCTGGCGGCTCCAGCCCGGCATCCAGCTCGATCCCGACGTGCCCGAAGAGTTCCAGACGGCGCTGGGCTGGATGGGCAAGTTCAACCAGGACGCCGGCATCCGCGACATCGAAGCGACGATCCGCCTCGCGCGCGAGAAGAGCGGCGGCAAGGTGGGCGTGGTTGGCTACTGCCTCGGCGGGCGTCTCGCTTATATGACTGCGGCGCGCACCGATGTGGACGCGAGCGTCGGCTATTATGGCGTCGGGCTCAACGGATTGCTCGGCGAAAAGCACGGGATCGCCAACCCGCTATTGCTCCACATCCCGGAAGAGGATCATTTCGTCGACAAGACCGCACAGGCCGCGATCCATGAAGGCCTGGACGATCACCCGCGCGTGACGATCTACGACTATCCCGGCGAGGATCACGGCTTCGCCACCGAGATGGGCAAGCGCCGCTCGCCGGAATCGGCCGATCTTGCGGACGAACGGACGGCGGAATTCTTTGCCGGCAATCTCGCCTGA
- a CDS encoding DUF1491 family protein produces MTARVTSAIMVNALVRRVNQQGGSAMILAKGDPTAGAILLITYEKAANPRFFERGIGPDGEAALVASGPAAIADESEVSAYWKRRRDRDSDLWVVELDIAQAERFIAETMGFH; encoded by the coding sequence ATGACCGCCCGGGTCACCAGCGCCATCATGGTCAATGCGCTGGTTCGCCGGGTGAATCAGCAAGGCGGGTCCGCGATGATCCTCGCGAAAGGCGATCCCACCGCGGGCGCCATCCTGCTGATAACCTATGAGAAAGCCGCCAATCCGCGCTTTTTCGAGCGCGGCATCGGACCGGACGGAGAAGCCGCACTGGTTGCGTCGGGACCGGCGGCGATCGCCGACGAAAGCGAGGTCTCGGCGTACTGGAAACGGCGCCGCGATCGCGATTCCGACTTATGGGTCGTTGAACTGGATATCGCGCAGGCAGAACGGTTCATCGCCGAAACGATGGGTTTTCATTGA
- the dnaQ gene encoding DNA polymerase III subunit epsilon, with protein MREIVFDTETTGLSFSGGDRLVEIGCVELVNKVMTGRHYHVYLNPERPVPVEAFRVHGLSDVFLSDKPLFRDVVEDLIDFIGDSPMIAHNANFDFGFINGEMTRCGRPIVSLDRMVDTLVIARTRHPGAKHTLDALCSRYGIDLSARTLHGALLDAQLLAQVYVELTGGRQISMGLAVDVPVMRETAAEATSRVHVRPARHFAPSEAELERHAAFLKKLEEPIWGQAASG; from the coding sequence ATGCGCGAGATTGTTTTCGACACCGAAACGACGGGGCTCAGTTTCTCCGGCGGGGATCGTCTAGTCGAAATCGGCTGCGTCGAGCTGGTCAACAAGGTGATGACCGGGCGTCACTACCACGTCTATCTGAATCCCGAACGGCCGGTGCCGGTCGAGGCGTTTCGCGTGCACGGGCTCAGCGACGTGTTCCTGTCGGACAAGCCCTTGTTCCGGGATGTGGTCGAGGATCTGATCGATTTCATCGGTGACAGCCCGATGATCGCCCATAACGCCAATTTCGACTTCGGCTTCATCAATGGCGAGATGACCCGGTGCGGCCGTCCCATCGTGTCTCTCGACCGGATGGTCGATACGCTGGTGATCGCGCGGACCCGGCATCCGGGCGCGAAACACACGCTCGACGCGCTTTGCAGCCGATATGGAATCGATTTGTCGGCGCGTACGCTGCACGGCGCATTGCTCGATGCGCAGCTGCTTGCGCAGGTCTATGTCGAGCTGACCGGCGGCCGCCAGATCAGCATGGGCCTCGCGGTCGACGTGCCGGTCATGCGCGAGACGGCGGCCGAAGCGACGAGCCGGGTTCATGTGCGGCCGGCGCGCCATTTCGCGCCGTCCGAAGCGGAACTTGAGCGCCACGCAGCGTTTCTGAAGAAGTTGGAGGAGCCGATCTGGGGCCAGGCCGCGTCCGGTTGA
- a CDS encoding shikimate dehydrogenase has product MTPYAEVIGDPISHSKSPAIHGFWLEALDIDAEYRATHVTPDGLAAYFDARRSDPAWRGCNITIPHKQAALDLIEDRGGVRATIGAINTVFRADDGVLIGTNTDAGGFYAPIAGLDLEGAHAVVIGAGGAARGILFALSKVGIGRVTIQNRNVLKAAALLSSFGIKGDAVPLGTKLPEAKLLVNASALGMGGQPPLDIDLTPLPDDAVVYDIVYSPLETDLLLQADARELDTVDGLDMLIGQAALAFELFFDAAPPRDRDDELRAMLTV; this is encoded by the coding sequence ATGACGCCTTATGCCGAAGTTATCGGCGATCCGATAAGCCATTCGAAAAGCCCGGCAATCCACGGATTCTGGCTCGAAGCGCTCGATATCGACGCCGAATATCGCGCGACCCATGTCACGCCCGATGGCCTCGCGGCCTATTTCGACGCGCGGCGGAGCGATCCCGCCTGGCGCGGGTGCAACATCACCATTCCGCACAAGCAGGCCGCGCTCGATCTGATCGAGGATCGCGGTGGCGTCCGCGCGACGATCGGCGCGATCAACACGGTGTTTCGCGCCGATGACGGCGTGCTGATCGGGACGAATACCGATGCCGGCGGCTTCTATGCGCCGATCGCGGGCCTCGATCTCGAGGGGGCCCATGCGGTGGTGATCGGCGCGGGCGGCGCCGCCCGGGGCATCCTGTTCGCGCTGTCGAAGGTCGGGATCGGCCGGGTGACGATCCAGAACCGCAACGTGCTGAAGGCTGCGGCGCTGCTGTCGAGCTTCGGGATCAAGGGCGATGCGGTGCCGTTGGGGACGAAGCTGCCCGAAGCGAAATTGCTGGTGAATGCCAGTGCGCTGGGGATGGGCGGTCAGCCGCCGCTCGATATCGACCTGACGCCACTGCCGGACGACGCGGTGGTCTACGACATCGTCTATTCGCCGCTGGAGACCGATCTGCTGCTGCAGGCCGATGCGCGCGAACTGGATACGGTGGACGGGCTCGACATGCTGATCGGGCAGGCGGCGCTGGCGTTCGAACTCTTCTTCGACGCTGCCCCGCCGCGGGATCGCGACGACGAACTCCGCGCAATGCTCACCGTATGA
- a CDS encoding TerC family protein codes for MTEIWAHIVNDFAGLFSGSGSAWLAFGQVILIDIVLAGDNAIVIGALAAGLPADQRKKVILIGIVAALVLRIGFALVVTQLLQVVGLVFAGGVLLLWVGWKMYREIVQVPAGHSPGSPEIEGDEHSGVRPAKSFAAAAWAVAIADVSMSLDNVLAVAGAAREHPGILMVGLVIAVALMGIAANIIAKYIERYRWIAWIGLLVILYVAGSMIYTGIIDHDVGLLQLLS; via the coding sequence ATGACTGAGATCTGGGCGCATATCGTCAACGACTTTGCCGGCCTCTTTTCGGGCAGCGGCTCGGCCTGGCTGGCCTTCGGACAGGTGATCCTGATCGATATCGTGCTGGCCGGCGACAATGCGATCGTCATCGGCGCGCTGGCGGCGGGTCTGCCGGCGGATCAGCGCAAGAAGGTCATCCTGATCGGCATCGTCGCGGCACTGGTGCTGCGCATCGGCTTCGCGCTTGTCGTGACTCAGCTTCTTCAGGTGGTCGGCCTCGTGTTCGCGGGCGGCGTGCTGCTGCTGTGGGTGGGCTGGAAGATGTACCGCGAGATCGTTCAGGTCCCCGCGGGCCACAGTCCCGGCTCGCCCGAGATCGAAGGCGACGAGCATAGCGGCGTCCGTCCGGCCAAGAGCTTTGCTGCGGCTGCCTGGGCAGTCGCGATCGCCGACGTGTCGATGAGCCTCGACAATGTGTTGGCGGTCGCCGGCGCGGCGCGAGAGCATCCCGGCATCCTGATGGTCGGTCTGGTGATCGCCGTCGCGCTGATGGGCATCGCTGCCAACATCATCGCCAAATATATCGAGCGCTATCGCTGGATCGCGTGGATCGGCTTGCTGGTGATCCTCTATGTCGCCGGATCGATGATCTATACCGGCATTATCGATCACGACGTGGGGCTGCTTCAGCTGTTGAGCTGA
- a CDS encoding PaaI family thioesterase: MTQPDATPEASGEAAHFRALESLYAAAPINQLFHSRLEIPAPGVARIHFEIDDRHYHAAGAAHGTSYFKMLDDAAFYAANSLVTDRFLLTTAFNLLLTKPLKAGPVIAEGRWVSGQRRVFVAEARLIDVTGEEAARGTGTFMRSRIPLAGLPGYRSASPEA, translated from the coding sequence GTGACGCAGCCTGACGCGACGCCCGAGGCGTCGGGCGAGGCGGCGCATTTCCGCGCGCTGGAATCGCTCTACGCTGCCGCGCCGATTAATCAGCTGTTCCATTCGCGGTTGGAAATCCCCGCGCCCGGCGTCGCGCGGATCCATTTCGAGATCGACGATCGCCATTATCACGCGGCGGGCGCGGCGCATGGCACCAGCTATTTCAAGATGCTCGACGATGCCGCTTTCTATGCGGCGAACAGCCTCGTCACCGATCGTTTCCTGCTGACCACGGCCTTCAACCTGCTGCTCACCAAGCCGCTAAAGGCCGGACCGGTGATCGCGGAAGGGCGCTGGGTGAGCGGCCAGCGCCGGGTGTTCGTGGCCGAGGCGCGGCTGATCGATGTGACCGGCGAGGAAGCGGCGCGCGGCACCGGCACCTTCATGCGATCCCGCATCCCCCTGGCGGGCTTGCCCGGCTACCGGTCGGCCAGCCCCGAAGCATGA
- the coaE gene encoding dephospho-CoA kinase (Dephospho-CoA kinase (CoaE) performs the final step in coenzyme A biosynthesis.), whose protein sequence is MIVLGLTGSIGMGKSTVAAMFADEGVPVFDADAEVHKLQGPGGRIVAEIEAEFPDTTSDLGVNRTLLGEAVFGKPEAFKRLEAIVHPAVAHERNLFLERSGSRPLVVLDVPLLFEAGGWRQVDKIAVVSAPAEVQRARVLARPGMTVERFESILAKQLPDAEKRARADFVIPTGGSLAETRDAVRAVIACLSAPAGG, encoded by the coding sequence ATGATCGTCTTGGGCCTTACCGGGTCGATCGGCATGGGCAAATCGACCGTTGCGGCGATGTTCGCCGACGAAGGCGTGCCGGTGTTCGATGCCGATGCCGAAGTCCACAAGCTCCAGGGTCCGGGCGGCCGGATCGTTGCGGAGATCGAAGCCGAGTTTCCCGACACGACCAGCGATCTGGGCGTGAACCGCACCCTGCTGGGCGAAGCGGTGTTCGGGAAGCCGGAAGCATTCAAGCGGCTGGAGGCGATCGTTCATCCCGCGGTGGCGCATGAGCGAAACCTGTTCCTCGAGCGGAGTGGCAGCCGTCCGCTGGTGGTGCTCGACGTGCCTCTGCTGTTCGAAGCTGGCGGCTGGCGGCAGGTGGACAAGATTGCCGTCGTGTCCGCCCCTGCCGAGGTGCAGCGCGCGCGGGTGCTGGCGCGGCCGGGCATGACGGTCGAGCGTTTCGAGTCGATTCTGGCGAAACAGCTTCCCGACGCGGAAAAGCGGGCCCGGGCCGACTTCGTCATCCCCACCGGCGGCTCGCTTGCGGAGACGCGGGACGCGGTTCGTGCGGTCATCGCTTGCCTCTCGGCTCCGGCGGGAGGATAA
- a CDS encoding PTS sugar transporter subunit IIA — translation MTDLSDLLTPEATVSALPVANKKTLFQQLGAVAARAYDLDAKLVAERLAAREKLGSTGFGGGIAIPHAKIDGLRQVVAIVARLPQPIEFAAVDELPVDLVFALLSPVDAGGEHLKALARVSRRLRDRNFAAKLRGAGSPDALYVLLTGVEARDAA, via the coding sequence ATGACTGATCTCAGTGACCTGCTCACGCCGGAGGCGACCGTCTCCGCGCTCCCTGTTGCCAACAAGAAGACCTTGTTTCAGCAACTGGGAGCGGTGGCGGCGCGCGCCTATGACCTCGACGCCAAGCTGGTCGCCGAGCGGCTGGCGGCGCGCGAGAAGCTGGGATCGACCGGATTTGGCGGCGGCATCGCCATCCCCCATGCCAAGATCGACGGGTTGCGGCAGGTGGTGGCGATCGTCGCTCGCCTGCCCCAGCCGATCGAGTTCGCCGCAGTGGACGAACTTCCCGTCGACCTGGTGTTCGCCCTCCTCTCTCCGGTCGATGCGGGGGGCGAGCACCTCAAGGCGCTGGCTCGCGTCTCGCGCCGGCTGCGTGATCGCAACTTTGCGGCCAAGCTTCGCGGCGCGGGTTCGCCCGATGCGCTTTACGTGCTGCTGACCGGCGTCGAAGCGCGTGACGCAGCCTGA
- the rho gene encoding transcription termination factor Rho, which yields MHLKDLKKTPPAQLVEMAEELGVEGASTLRKQDLLFAILKAQAENGEMIMGEGTIEVLQDGFGFLRSAQANYLAGPDDIYISPNQVRKFGLRTGDTVEGEIRGPKDGERYFALTRLVSVNFDDPEAVRHRVNFDNLTPLYPESKLTLDPSDPTIKDKSARVIDIVSPQGKGQRTLIVAPPRVGKTVMLQNIAKAITDNHPEVFLLVLLIDERPEEVTDMQRSVKGEVVSSTFDEPATRHVQVAEMVIEKAKRLVEHKKDVVILLDSITRLGRAYNTVVPSSGKVLTGGVDANALQRPKRFFGAARNIEEGGSLSIIATALIDTGSRMDEVIFEEFKGTGNSEIVLDRKVADKRIFPALDVGKSGTRKEELLVDKAKLSKMWVLRRILMQMGTIDAMEFLLDKMKDSKTNEDFFDSMNQ from the coding sequence ATGCATCTCAAAGACCTCAAGAAAACGCCCCCCGCACAGCTGGTCGAAATGGCCGAGGAGCTCGGTGTCGAAGGCGCCTCGACGCTCCGCAAGCAGGACCTGCTGTTCGCCATTCTCAAGGCCCAGGCCGAAAATGGCGAAATGATCATGGGCGAAGGCACGATCGAAGTGCTTCAGGACGGCTTCGGCTTCCTGCGCTCGGCTCAGGCGAACTATCTCGCCGGCCCCGACGATATCTACATCTCGCCGAACCAGGTCCGAAAGTTCGGCCTGCGCACCGGTGACACCGTCGAAGGCGAAATCCGCGGACCCAAGGACGGGGAGCGCTATTTCGCGCTGACCCGCCTCGTCTCGGTCAATTTCGACGATCCCGAAGCGGTCCGTCACCGCGTCAATTTCGACAATCTCACGCCGCTTTACCCAGAGAGCAAGCTGACGCTCGATCCGTCGGATCCGACGATCAAGGACAAGTCGGCTCGCGTGATCGACATCGTCTCGCCGCAGGGCAAGGGCCAGCGCACGCTGATCGTCGCGCCGCCGCGCGTCGGCAAGACGGTGATGTTGCAGAACATCGCCAAGGCCATCACCGACAATCATCCCGAGGTGTTCCTGCTCGTCCTGCTCATCGACGAGCGGCCCGAGGAAGTCACCGACATGCAGCGCAGCGTGAAGGGTGAGGTCGTCTCCTCGACCTTCGACGAACCCGCCACGCGCCACGTGCAGGTCGCCGAAATGGTGATCGAAAAGGCCAAGCGCCTGGTCGAGCACAAGAAGGACGTGGTGATCCTGCTCGACTCGATCACCCGCCTCGGCCGCGCCTACAACACCGTGGTCCCCAGCTCGGGCAAGGTGCTGACCGGCGGTGTCGACGCCAACGCGCTACAGCGGCCGAAGCGCTTCTTCGGTGCCGCGCGCAATATCGAGGAAGGCGGCTCGCTCTCGATCATCGCAACCGCGCTGATCGATACCGGCAGCCGCATGGACGAAGTCATCTTCGAAGAATTCAAGGGCACCGGTAACTCGGAAATCGTCCTCGACCGCAAGGTCGCCGACAAGCGCATCTTCCCGGCGCTCGACGTCGGCAAGAGCGGCACCCGCAAGGAAGAGCTGCTGGTCGACAAGGCCAAGCTTTCCAAGATGTGGGTCCTGCGCCGCATTCTGATGCAGATGGGCACGATCGACGCGATGGAGTTCCTGCTCGACAAGATGAAGGATTCGAAGACCAACGAAGACTTCTTCGACAGCATGAATCAGTGA
- a CDS encoding pyruvate, water dikinase regulatory protein: MMRLHLHLLSDSTGETLENIAKAALAQYDDVETLRHFWPMVRSEAHLERILREIAQNPGLVLFTLVNPDTRRTLESRCRAMGLPAIAPLDPVNHALSQLLGQEAKARPGRQHMLDAAYFARVDAIQFTIAHDDGIAAEDWEEADIVLAGVSRSSKTPTSIYLANRGYKTANIPIVVESPPPPELFRLKHPLVVGLTTSADRLVAIRRNRLLSLNQHPETAYVDQESVSREIAFARRMFADNGWPVIDVTRRSIEETAAAIIQLCNERTLAKADE, from the coding sequence CTGATGCGGCTGCACCTTCATCTCCTCTCCGATTCCACCGGCGAGACGCTGGAGAATATCGCCAAGGCCGCGCTTGCCCAATATGACGATGTCGAGACGCTGCGTCACTTCTGGCCGATGGTCCGCAGCGAAGCGCATCTCGAGCGGATCCTGCGCGAGATCGCCCAGAATCCGGGGCTGGTGCTCTTCACGCTGGTGAACCCCGATACCCGGCGGACGCTGGAGAGCCGCTGTCGCGCGATGGGCTTGCCGGCGATCGCTCCGCTCGATCCGGTGAACCATGCATTGTCGCAGTTGCTGGGACAGGAAGCCAAGGCGCGGCCCGGGCGCCAGCATATGCTCGACGCTGCCTATTTCGCGCGCGTCGATGCGATCCAGTTCACCATTGCCCATGACGACGGCATCGCCGCCGAGGATTGGGAGGAAGCCGATATCGTGCTGGCGGGCGTGTCTCGATCGTCGAAGACGCCGACCTCGATCTATCTGGCGAACCGGGGCTACAAGACCGCGAACATCCCGATCGTGGTCGAATCCCCGCCCCCGCCCGAACTGTTCCGGCTGAAGCACCCGCTGGTGGTGGGGCTGACCACCAGCGCCGACCGGCTGGTCGCGATCCGCCGCAACCGGCTGCTGTCGCTCAACCAGCACCCCGAGACCGCCTATGTCGATCAGGAATCGGTCAGCCGCGAGATCGCCTTCGCCCGGCGCATGTTCGCCGATAATGGGTGGCCGGTGATCGACGTGACCCGGCGATCGATCGAAGAGACCGCGGCGGCGATCATCCAGTTGTGCAACGAGCGAACCCTGGCGAAGGCGGACGAATGA
- the raiA gene encoding ribosome-associated translation inhibitor RaiA gives MDIRVSGHQVDTGEALNQLVSDRLQGIANKYFSRAISAHVTFGKGPHDYGFTCDIVAHVMQGLVLKSSNSGTEANGAFDGAADKIEKQLRRYTRRLKDRNNSAAIAAQQNGAYDDYDNAGYTLFAEPVDEEEAADAPLIVAETRVDVPEATVSDAVMMLDLRNTAALLFRNTGTGAFNMVYRRGDGTIGWVEPNRAA, from the coding sequence ATGGATATCCGAGTTTCCGGCCACCAGGTCGACACCGGAGAAGCGCTCAATCAGCTGGTCTCCGACCGGCTCCAGGGCATCGCGAACAAATATTTCTCGCGAGCCATCTCCGCTCACGTCACCTTCGGCAAGGGACCGCATGATTACGGCTTCACCTGCGACATCGTCGCGCATGTGATGCAGGGGCTGGTGCTCAAATCCTCGAACTCGGGCACCGAAGCCAATGGCGCCTTCGACGGCGCCGCCGACAAGATCGAGAAGCAGCTGCGCCGCTACACGCGCCGGCTGAAGGACCGCAACAACAGCGCGGCCATCGCGGCGCAGCAGAACGGCGCCTATGACGATTATGACAATGCAGGCTACACGCTGTTCGCCGAGCCGGTGGACGAGGAAGAAGCAGCCGACGCGCCGCTGATAGTCGCCGAGACGCGAGTCGATGTGCCCGAAGCCACGGTTTCGGACGCGGTGATGATGCTCGATCTGCGCAACACCGCGGCGCTGCTGTTCCGCAATACCGGCACCGGCGCGTTCAACATGGTCTATCGCCGCGGCGACGGGACGATCGGCTGGGTGGAACCGAACCGGGCCGCCTGA
- the hemE gene encoding uroporphyrinogen decarboxylase, whose protein sequence is MTRSDAPKPLLETLKGVKQSVPPIWLMRQAGRYLPEYRALRAEKGGFLALVNDHDAAAEITLQPIRRFGMDGAILFSDILIVPMALGQDLWFETGEGPRLAPKIENRAVLDALNPSPEPLKPIYETVKRVAAALPASTTFLGFAGSPWTVATYMIAGQGSREQAEARRLAYADPGMMSELVTRIADVTIDYLVGQIEAGVEAVQLFDSWSGSLSPAQFEQWVIAPTVRIVAGLRARAPGVPIIGFPKGAGGKLAAYARETKVDAIGLDESVDPVWANDALPKDLPVQGNLDPLALIAGGDVLASAVDRILAAFAERPHIFNLGHGIQQDTPIVHVEALLAQVRGTK, encoded by the coding sequence CTGACCCGTTCCGATGCCCCCAAGCCGCTGCTCGAAACGCTGAAAGGCGTGAAGCAGTCCGTCCCTCCGATCTGGCTCATGCGCCAGGCGGGACGCTATCTGCCGGAGTATCGCGCGCTTCGGGCCGAGAAGGGCGGGTTTCTCGCACTGGTCAACGATCACGACGCCGCGGCCGAGATCACGCTTCAGCCGATCCGCCGCTTCGGCATGGACGGCGCGATCCTGTTTTCCGACATCCTGATCGTGCCGATGGCGCTGGGCCAGGATCTGTGGTTCGAAACTGGCGAGGGCCCGCGTCTCGCGCCCAAAATCGAGAACCGTGCCGTTCTCGACGCGCTCAACCCATCGCCAGAGCCGCTCAAACCCATCTACGAGACCGTTAAGCGCGTCGCGGCAGCCTTGCCCGCGTCGACGACCTTTCTGGGCTTTGCGGGCAGCCCCTGGACCGTCGCGACCTATATGATCGCCGGACAGGGCAGCCGCGAACAGGCCGAGGCGCGCCGCCTCGCTTATGCCGATCCGGGGATGATGAGCGAGCTGGTCACGCGGATCGCCGATGTCACGATCGACTATCTGGTCGGCCAGATCGAAGCCGGCGTCGAAGCGGTCCAGCTGTTCGACAGCTGGTCGGGCAGTCTTTCTCCCGCGCAATTCGAGCAATGGGTGATCGCGCCGACTGTCCGGATCGTCGCGGGGTTGCGCGCCCGCGCGCCCGGCGTGCCGATCATCGGTTTTCCGAAAGGCGCCGGGGGCAAGCTCGCTGCCTATGCGCGTGAGACCAAGGTCGATGCGATAGGGCTGGACGAGAGCGTCGATCCGGTCTGGGCCAATGACGCGCTGCCGAAGGATTTGCCGGTGCAGGGCAATCTTGATCCGCTGGCGCTGATCGCCGGCGGCGACGTGCTGGCCAGCGCTGTGGACCGCATCCTTGCCGCCTTTGCCGAGCGCCCTCATATCTTCAATCTCGGTCACGGCATCCAGCAGGATACGCCGATCGTGCATGTCGAAGCGCTTCTGGCACAGGTGAGAGGCACGAAATGA